Genomic window (Acidobacteriota bacterium):
GAAATCCTTGTGAGCAGGCAACAGGGCGGCATAACGTGGATCGGTCTTCAGCGCGGCCAATTCCGGAGTGGCGTCCATCTGCGTCATATCCAACTTGCGACTTGCTTTCGCTTTGGACAACCAGTAGAACGCCTGTTCCTTGTCGCCTTTCGATGCGTAAAGTGCAGCGAGTTGAAACATGGGCGTGGGAACCGCAGGCTCAACTTCCATCGCCTTGGTGAGGGCTTCTATGGCACGATCAACATTCTTGAGCCGCTGGTCAGCCAAACCAAGATTTCGCCATGCCCGCCCGTTGCCTGGCTCTTTCTTCGTGACCTCCTCCAAAATCTTCGCGGCCCCGGCAAAGTCGCTTGACTGGATCCGGCCCATGGCAGCGTGCAAAGTCGCTTCGGGCGCAACTGCTTTTTGTTTGGGAGCACAAGAGGCACTGAAAACCAGCAGTGCTAGGGCGAGGCATTGTTTGTTCTTGAATGGCATCGAGATCATCACCTCCCTAGGCTTATCCCAGCGGGAGTCGAAGGCGCTATCAGAAAATTGCGAATCCAGGATTTGCTCGGGCGAGCAGTTCGCACCATGGAAGGCGTCATGCCGAACTCGTGACGGAAGGAATTCGTAAAATGGCTGTGGCTTGCGAAACCTGTGTCGAGGGCTATATCGATCAGTGGCTGCGTGGATTCAAGAACCGCCGCCAACGCCACGCGAAGCCGGAGCCGCAAACGATACTGATGCAGTTTCGTTCCTGTCACCTGCCGGAACAGCCGGCAAACATGATACGGAGACAGGCCTAGTCGGCAGGCGATGCTGGTCAGTGTTACAGGCTCATCCGTATGTTGGCTGAGAATCGTTTCGATATCGTGAACCGTCGCCCGCTGCCGCGCGCTGACCTGCGGTGAAACGAGACTTGCAAGCGGTGCGTAGGTGGAGAGCATTACTTGATCGAGCAGTTCAATCACGGTTTCCTCTACCGCGAGCGGCTCTACGCCTTCTCCCCGCACAACTCTCGTAAACAGATTTCGTTGGAGAAGATACGTGGAAGACTCCGCGCACCCACGCGGAAGCAGAAACGGTCGCTCAGGGCGGTCATCGACTCGACGGTCAAACGTCCGCACTGCGTCTCGCACCACCTTCGCATCAACGCCGAACCAGTCGCAGAGGTCGCCCTCGGGACTGATGGCATTGCGTCCATACTGCTGCCCGGAATTGTAAAAAGTTACGACATTCGGGTTGGCCACGAACGCTGGTTCGTGCTCATGTTGAATTTCCACCGCAGTCCGCGGAAACACGAAACAGAAGTTTCTCGCAGGTCCAGTATCACGGAACGATGGATGCTCCGGATGGCATCGAAAGGCCCCGATCCGGACCAGGCCCGTCTCAAAGACAACTCGATTGAATTGAGGTTGCAACGCAGCCATCGGCCGTCTTTCCGCCACCCGGATTGGGTATCAAAAGCCGCTCGACCTGAATCGCCAGCCTCTGTCAATGCCATAGACGGATGAACTGCGACAACAGGAGCACCGGAGCGTTCGTCGGGACCCAAATTCTTATGCTGCGGAGCGCCGCCGGATTTGTATCGCGAGCAGAATCATGCTCCCGAACGCGATCCCATTCAGGACGATCTTTGCAATCAGATCGATGCGTGGCCATAAACTGCTCCCTAGGAATCCTGCAATCATACAAACCAGCAGCGCACCGAATGAAAGGGCCCACTCATGCATCTCCCCCCAGCCGTCGGCCGATACCCAGCGCCGGAGCAAAAAGAAGGTGAATGCGGCCCAGGCGATGGTGCCGGTGACGGGTATCCATAGAGCCAGGGGCTGCGGAACAAAAATCAACGCCATCAGGATGTACCAGGGGAATGCAAGAAGCATGGTGACCGGCAACACGAGTGCGGGACTGACCGCTTTATGCGAAGCCCCTCCTGCGGGGCGTGGCCCACGCAACGCGTAGCTAGCCAGCGCCATGGCGACGATTGCGAGCAGTCCAATCAGGATCGTCACCATCGGCGGACGGTAATCAGGCATGTGGAATACTTGAATGCGCGCGATCTTGACCCACAGAAACCATGCTATGACGGCTCCGAGAAGAAAGATAACGCTGGCAATGACGATGCCGCGTGTGCGCAGCCACGGCTCATGGCGGCGCTTCGGGAAGATGAGTTCGACAATCTGTACCGGAACCAGCGTAATGAAAACGCTCTCGAATCCAAGCATGAATAGGAAGTAGATCCAGTTCACACCCCAGACGCGTCCATACATCGGAGTTGTGCCCAAGAATGGCAAGGGCGCGAGGGACGTTTGCTGAACGATGAACTCTTCCGCTACCGACAGCGCGAAACCCAGCGGCAGCATAGTGGTCCAATCGCCGTGCCAGCGGCGCACCGCCTCGCGAATGAGCAGCGTGCCGCATCCCCACATCATCACTTCTGGAAGGTAGGCAAACATGTAGCTCAGTCGCGTCGCCCCACTCAGGACTTCGCCTACCAAAGGCGACAGCAGGATCAGGACCACGATGGGAGCGATTCGATTCTTCGGCAGTTCTTCAGTCGAATGCGTAGTGAGGGTCTGGGTGTTCATGGCTGTTCTCCTTTTGCCTGCGTGGACGCTCCTCTTCTTGCGGCTTCGAGGTCGTCAAAAATCTTCTTCAGGTCCCATGTCAATCGCCCGGAACTTAGCTCATCCAGCAGACTACGAACCCATTGCTGTTCGGCTTTGCGCATCGAGAGCAGGTAGTCGCCTTCGAGCAGGTGGAAACGTGGCAGAAAGGTAGCCACCTGTTTCAAAACAGCCTCGCTGGTGGCGATTTCCTGGTCGAGTTGCTGCGCGCGCTTTTCCAGCTGTGCGACCGCATCGCTCGGCGTCAAGTGAATCAGGAAATTGATCGAAGCCATAAACGTCGAAGGCTCCCGCAAAGGAACCGCAACCATTTCTCGAAGCCAGTGAACGAGTTCCTGCTCGCCTTCGGGCGTGATGCGATAGGTCGTGCGTTCGGGCCGCCGCCCATCCCGGCTGATTCCGGCAGCGGTGATCAGGCGGGACTTCAACAAGCGCTTGATCGCGTGGTAAAGGGATCCCTTCTTCAGAACCAGAACTTCGTCCCAGTGCCGTTCCAGGAGTAAACGCTGCATCTCGTAGGGGTGCATCGGACATTCGCGCAGAAAACAGAGCACCGCCAAATCCCAAAGGCCGCGATGTGAGTCGATTTCTTTCATATAGTTCACATGAACTATATCATGAGAACTATATTAAGGAACAAGAATCTTGCACGAGCGTACGAATTCTATGTTCTCTATTTTTTTTAATGAGTTGGAGTGAGCCTAGCGTCCGCCGGTGACGTCCAGAATGGCGCCGGTTGTATAGGAAGCTTCGTCCGATAACAGCCACAGAATGGCGTTGGCCACTTCTTCTGGCTGTCCACCGCGCTTCATCGCCACCATTTTTTTGAGGCGGTCCACGCGTCCGGGTTCTCCGCTGCTGGCATGCAGATCGGTGTAGATGAGCCCAGGGCGGACGGCGTTGACGCGAATCCCTTCTTGGGCCACTTCTTTCGCCAGCCCGATCGTGAGCGTATCAACGGCTCCTTTGCTGGCCGCGTAATCGATGTATTCGCCAGCGGACCCCAGTCTTGCTGCAGCGGACGAAACGTTGACGATGGCCCCGCCCGATCCTCCATGTTGGGTCGACATGCGGCGGACGGCTTCTCGCGAGCACAAGAATGTTCCGATCACATTGGTCGCGAAGATGCGCTGGAGGCGCGCTGCGTCCATCATGTCCAGACGCATCTGCGGCGCGATGGTGGCGGCGTTGTTTACGAGCGCCGAGAGACGGCCTAGCTCGCGGTCAACGGTGTTGAAGAGTCGGATCACGTCTGGTTCTGCACTGATGTCGGCTTGGACGGCGATGGCCCGCCCGTGCTCCTTCTGAATCGCATGCACCACCTCGTCGGCAGTCGATCGTCCCTGCAAATAGTTGACGCAAACAGCGTAACCACGGCGCGCCGCAAGAAGGCACGTGGACGCACCTATCCCTCGACCGCCTCCGGTGACAATCAGAACTTTGGAATGGTTTGCCGTTGGGTCAGGTGCCGCGTCCATTACGCCACAGCGACTTTCGGCGTGCGCAGTTGCCGGTAGAGTCGGAGATAATCGTCCACCATGCGGCGGGCGGTGAAGTGCTCGCGGGCGCGATTGTAGGCTCGGGTGCCGTAAAGCCGCGCCATTTCCGGATCGTGATGTAACTGTGCCAGGGTCTCGGTCAGGCTGTCGGCGTCGTTGCGTTCGAAATACAACGCCGCGTCGCCCCACATTTCGCGATAGACCGGTGTGTCATTCGCGACGATAGCGCAGCGGGAAAAAGCCGCTTCAATTGCGGCCAGGCCCACGGGTTCGTAGCGCGAAGTGGCGGCAAAAATTGTGGCTTTGCTGTAGAGGGTCCGCAACTGCGATTCGGTCTGCGCACCTTTGACCGAAATGTCGTGCTTGCTGGTGGAGACGCGCACATCGGCACGGATCGGCACAGGCGGTGGAGGGACCGTATGGTCCGCGCCCACGATGCAAACCGGCATTCCATGGGAATGGTGAGTGAGGAGCGCAACTTGTTTCCCGGTATCCCAGAGGCGGCCGATCGCCAGGACCGATTCTTCCTTGGTGACAAACGGATTGAAATAGATCGGATTGCGCCCGGGCGCGACAACGTACGACTCGAATTCGTCGCCATAGGCCAGGCGCAGCATTTCTTCCATCCATCGCGAAGTGGTGACAACGGCTTCGGCACGCGCCAGCCCTTGCACAATGGTTTCGCGATACCAGTCAAGCCAACTCGAAGCGGCGGGCTCGCGTCCGTGGACGCTGAGCCACCAGGTGAGGATGTCGCCGTGCGCAATCACCAGACGCGGGGTATCCACTGGCAGGGATCCAAAACTTAGCTGGTTAAGGTGGAGTAAGGTCGGACGCGTGTCTTGAATGATGGAGCAGAGATAGTCTTGTGCGGCGTGGAAATCCTGCTCGCCTTCCTGCATCCAGTCGAGGCGAAATGCGGTGGGATGGTATTCCAGTCCGTGCAGGCCTTGCATCCAACTCGTCTGGTGAGGCAGGGGAATTTCGCCGAAGCTGACCAGCACAACCTGGGCGCCTTGCGTCACCAAGCCCGACACTAATTCGCGAGTGTAGGTCCACACTCCACTGAACGTGTCAGTTGTGACAAGAACGCGCACAGAACCTCCCAAGGAGGTGCGAGGCTGGAAGGTCCTCGCAGTGGGGATAGTTTATTGGCGAGGAGGCCCGGGAGCCAAGCTTTTCTTGCACGAGTTTGTGGTTTTTTGGCCGAAAGCCCCACACAGAAGGCCATTTGGGTCCAAAAGAGTGCCAGGGGCGAGTTATTCCTGCGTGAGACTCCCTTGATCCACCAATAAGCTGTTGGAAATCAGGCTTCGGTCAGAGAGGACTCCAGTTGATCCCGCAGTTTCTTGACCAGTTCGTGAGCGGACTCGATATTCTTGAAGGCAGTCGAGGAGATGCCAGGAGCTCCCATGGCAAGTTCACAACAGAGTAAGAGCGCCGTCACGGTCCCATTGGTTTCTGACTGGAGTGTGTTGACTGCAGCCCGCCGCGCAGACTCTTCCTCACGCTGACGGCGATCTACAGTAGCTCGAACTTCGCGCACCAATCTGGCAACGCCGCTGATCGCAAAATTGAATTGCAGTGGGATCGCCGTTCCCAGGTGGCGCATCACCACTTCCGTGTTATGCGGTTCGGTCTCCAACAAATACTGATCCAGCACAACGGCCAGGTATGACTCGGCACGAAGTAGAGTTGCTGCCTCAACCAGGCTCTTGGCGAGGACGATCTTCTCCTTGGTAGCCTGCTGGAGCGTTGCAAAGGATTCGTCTACTGCAAGATTCGGTGTGACAACGAGGATCATGCCTCTGCTGACAAGCAAGTCGCGGACCAATCATGGACTGTTGAGAATGCGAGGTTTATCGGACCATGTCTGGAGATCTTTCCCAGTTCGGCACGTTTCTGTGGGCTCCGGCTCAGATTGGGGAAAGGCGCGGCGTATCGCGTTGCGGGGCAGCACGTTACGATTCTTGCGATCTACCACGGCGCACAGCAGTGTGCAGACGCGTTCTAGCACGCGGTTCACGCCTGCGCGTACTCCTTGAGCTTTCGATACAGAGTGGTTTTGCCAATCCCGAGCAGTCTGGCGGCCACTATCTTGTCTCCATTCACCTGCGCGAGTGCGTTCAGTATTGTCAACTTCTCCAATTCGGCCATGGGCAGGATTCCTCCATTTCCGGGTGAGGGAACGGCGAGCATTTCGGCGGGGGCGCTGCAGACGCGAGTGGGTAAGTCCCGCAACTGGATCTCGTCGGCACTCGAGAGCGCACAGGCCCGCTCCAGGCAGTTTTCCAGTTCACGGACATTGCCGGGCCAGTCATAGCTCAAGAGGATTTTGAGCGCTTCGTCGGAAATTGTTTTTACGGTGCCCGTGTCGCGACCCACGCGATCGAGCACATGCGCCACCAGCAGCGGGATATCCTGCCGTCGTTCGCGCAACGGTGGAATGCGTAAGGTCAGTACGTTCAGTCGGAAGAAAAGGTCGCGCCGGAAAGTACCCTGCGTGACCGAGATTTCAAGATCGTGATTGGTGGCGGCGAGAATCCGTACGTTGATGGGAATGCGCCGCACGCTGCCGACAGGGCGGATCTCTTTCTCCTGAATTGCCCGCAGCAGTTTTGCTTGCAGATCGACCGTAAGCTCGCCAATCTCGTCGAGGAAGATCGTGCCACCTTCGGCGACCGCCAGCAGTCCGTCTTTGGGATGGGTCGCACCGGTAAAGGCTCCTCGCACGTGGCCAAAAAGTTCGCTTTCAATCAGGGTTGGCACCAGAGATCCGCAGTCAACGGGAATAAATGGCTTGGTTCGATTGGGCCCCGTGAAGTGCAACGACTTGGCAACGAGTTCCTTGCCCGTTCCACTTTCTCCTAAAATCAGCACCGGATGCGTGCTCTGACTGGCCTTGGCAATAATGCGGTACAGCTTTTCCATCTCCGGTGCGCGGCCAATGATGTTGCCAAATCCCTGGCGCGACTTGATGCTTTCGCGCAGCAGGCGATTTTCCGTCTTTAACTTCAGGTGTCCGGCAACACGCTCGAGAAGCAGTCGCAGTTCTTCGAGGCTGAACGGTTTGGTGACGTAGTCATACGCGCCATCTTTCATGGCCTGCACAGCGGACTGGATCGTTCCATGGCCCGTGACCACGATCACCAGCGCTCCAGGACTGTTCTTCCGGATGCTGTGCAGCGCCTCCAGTCCGCTCGATCCAGGCAGTTTCAAGTCGAGCAACACGACGTCGGCTCCACGGGACTCGAGCGCGCGATAAGCCTGCTCGGCAGACTCGGCAGTTTGTGGATCAAAGCCCAACGTCAACGCTACGTCGCGACACGCCTCGCGGACTGCCCGGTCGTCATCCACGATCAGCAGTTGAAGGAAATTTGCGCCCTCGATTTGCGGAGGACGGCTGAGTGCAGGGTTGATGGCTACCATGGCGAGTCTCCCTTGGGGTCAAGAACTTCGCGAATGCGCTTCGGGGGCACACAGCCGGCGATCTGTAAGGAGGTGTCCGGGATGACATCCAATGCCCGGAATGAAACCTGGATGCACGTGCCGTTTCCGAGTTCACTCTCTACATCGATCGTGCCACCTGATTCCGAGACGATGCGCTGCACTGTCGCCAGCCCCAGGCCGGTTCCCTGCCCCGGCGGCTTTGTGGTAAACAAGGGCTCAAAGAGTCGGGCGCGGGTCTGCTCATCCATGCCACATCCGGTGTCTTCCACGAGAAGTGTGACCATGGCTGGGCCGACGTTGACGCCGGGGTTGACCCGAGTCCGAATGGTGATCCGTCCACCGCGTGGCATCGCGTCGCGCGCGTTCAAAACCAGGTTCAACAACACCTGACGCAACTGCCCGGGATCCGCGAGTACCGTCGGCAATTTCGGCGCGAGCACGGTTACAATTTCAATTTGTTCACCGATCAGCCGTCCAAGCAGGTCCTGTGTCGAGGTGACGAGGGCATTGATCGAAATCGGACGGGGCTGGATCACTTGTTTGCGAGCGATCGCCAATAGTTGATGGGTGATTGCAGCACCCTGCTCACCTGCCATGCGAATCTCTTCCACATGTTGCAGGAGAGGAGTGTCGGCCCCGATTCCATCCGACAGCAGATCGCAATAGAGCAGGACTCCGGTCAGAAGATTGTTGAAGTCGTGCGCGATACCCGCGGCCAGCCGGCCCATGACTTCCATCTTTTCCGCTTCCTGCGATTTTTCGGCGGCGCGCCGCTGCTCGCTGGAGTCCTCCAGCAAGGCGACTAGAAATGCAGGATCGCCCGCACCGTCGTGCACGACCGACATCGTCAATCGAGCCCAGAAGTGAGTGCCATCCTTTCGGCGATAGCAACTTTCCTGTTTCAGCGAATCATGCTTACCGGCATGTAATTCCGCGAGAGAGACTTCAGTCTCGTTAGAATCATCGAGTCGGAGTTCGCGAATTGGTAAGCCAGCCAACTCCTCGCGGTTGTAGCCCAGCATTGTCGCAAGAGCGGTATTGCCTTCCATCAGCCGGCCATCGAGCGTACAGGTTGCGATTCCGATCGCAGCCCCTTCGACTAGAGACGTCAATCGCAACTTCGGGTCGTGCGACAACGCATTACTTTGCTTGGCTCCGTTCGATCCGACCGTTGCCTTACCCGCAGCGCTCATCAATGACCCCGATGCCTTTGAGTCTTATTTTGGGAATTCTACGGACTTAGTGGCTCACACTAAGTGCGGGCTATCACGTCAATTTGTGATGATTCCGAGAAGGGGCGCAAGCATCCGCTTGGACGTACTTACTGAAGGGTAATCCTGATGGACCGGAGTAAGTGCGAATCGATCTCCGGGATGGCGGTCTATTGCAATTCCAAGGCTTGCGCGAGCCTGAATGTGAGGCGGCGCTCTGCCGCAAACGATACCTCTTGGCTTTCGGATACGAAGGCGTTCCCGCCCGACGCAATGGAACTGGTCCGATCACGCGCTCCGCCCTTGACGAACAGGCTTGAGGTCTCAATCGGCATCGCCTTTCCATCTACGCTGAGACTGGCTAGTGCGATGCGGAGATACCCTGGATCATGCCTGCTTCCGGAGGCCTTGGCAGCGAGGATGCGCCCGGTCACGGCGGCACCTCGTTCCAACGTGTTCCGTCCAGCGATCGTAATGGGATCCTCTAAGGTGCCCTCGAAGTGGTCGCCGGCATGAACCTGAGCGCTGGAGATAGTCCTGAGCAAGCGGATGGTGATGGCGGTTCCTTCCGGCAAACTGCCGGCGGACTGCGGCAAACCAGTAGTCAATCGCGCAGCGGGCTGTGATTCCAGTTCAAAAGGGACCTTTTGAACGTCATCGGCGCTCTGCCGCCCGTCATCCGGAACGCCGGTTGCCTTGCCGCAGGCCAAAGCGAGACCAATCATGACAACGACCCCTGCGAGTTGGCACGCCTGAAGCGGTTTCATAAAACTCTGTTGCCTACACTTCTGAACGCAAGAGGGTCACCATCAGAGTTATTGAAAACAAGATACTTGAAGATGATGACCCACGTTGAATCGTGTATTTTTTGCCAATCTTCGCAAACTTCTCCGCTCCGGGTGACAACTGAACTCCAACAGAATAAGGGGGAGCGTCTCCGCTCCCCCCTCTTTGCTGAGTGCTGATCTAGTTCGTGCTACCGGCATCCGCGGCCGCGCTGATGTTGCCATCCTCAGGTTGGAGAACGACACCATCAAACGGAGTTGCAGCCACAAAGCGCCCGCCGACTACACTGACTCGGCGCAACGGGAACCCGGTGTCCGGCCCGCGTTTCCAGGAGTGACCGTTGTCATTGCTGACAAAAATCACGCCCGTTGAATCGCTGGTCGCCAGAAGCCGCTTGTGAGCGGCGTCGAAGCTTACCGAGGTGATGTCCTTGCCGGGCAATCCATCAACAACGTGCTCCCAGCTGGCGCCACCATCCGTGCTGCGGTAGATCCCTTCGCGAGCGGCGATCACTACGGCATTGTCGGCGGCAATTGCGCTACCGCGAATGCCAACCATGAACGAAGGCAGCCCAGCCTGTTTCCAGGTCGCGCCGGAATCATTCGAAACCAGAGCCGTGGATCGCGTCGAAGCCACCATGAAAGATCCTTGCGCCCGGATCGAGACGAAGTCTTTTTGTCCCATCACTGGTCCGCCCTTCCAGGTTTTGCCCTGATCGACGCTGGTGTAAATGCCTTCCGAGGTCGCCGCCAGCCAGCGCTGCGAACCCAGTTCCAGATCATTCACACGTGCCTCGAGAACGCCCGACTTCTTCACGATGGTTGTCGTGGCAGCCTTTTTCGACCCCTTCTTGGCGGTCTTAACAGTCTGCTCGGTCACAACGACGTTCATGGGATGCCACTCGCTGCCATTGCGGTCGAGAGAGAACATACCCCGGTTGGTTCCGGTCACGAGCGCGCCGTTCGAAGCCTGCTTCAGGGAAAACACATCGCGTCCGCCGAGGCCCGCGCTGCGCTGCAGCCAGGTGTGTCCGGCATCGCGCGTGTAGAAGACGCCACCGTACTCGCGGTCATTGACCACGCCTACGTAGAACGTGTCCGCTTCTTTCGCATCGGCCAGAAGAGCCGAAACGTAGCGATGAGCGTATCCATGGTTCGAAGAAGACCAGCTCTGCGTGCCGTCGGTGCTGGCCATAACGCCGCTGCGGTCGGTGGCGAGGAGAACGTGATTGGAATCGCGGGGATCAATCGAAACGTCGTTGACGACGACTTCAGGATTGCTCACGCGCTTCCATGTCTTGCCCAGGTCGGTTGTCTTCCACAGACCTTCGGTGGTGCCGGCGTACACAATGTTTTCGTTCGTTGGATCCTGTTTCAGAACGCGCGTGCGGCGCGCCGAAAACGGGATGCCCTGAATCTTCGCAAATAGACCACCCGCGCTCTCGCTCTTGTAGATTCCAGAGCAAGCGCTGGCGAACACGATTGAAGGATTGGAGTGATCGACGATGACCGAGAACACATCGGAATCGTCAATCATGCCTTTCTTGATCTGCTGCCAGTTGGCGCCGCCATCGGCGGTCTTCCAAGCCAGATGCCACGTACCGGCATAGACCGTGTTGGGGTCCTTGGGATCGATCGCAATCGACTCAATGTTTTTGATATCGGCATGGTTCGCGGGAGACATCCGGTCCCAGCTGTCGCCGCCATCTTTGCTGCGGAACACGCCGTCCAGTGCGCCGACAACCATGATCTTGGAATCGCCGTGGAACATTGCCATCGCGCGAATCGACTTGCCGTGCATCGCGGGCAGAGTTTCCCATTTCTTGCCGCCGTCACGAGTGCGGAAGACGTCGCCAATCTGCTGGCTGGAAACACTCCAGGCGGAAACAAATATGTGCTTGGAATTTTGCGGATCGACGGTGATGTGATCGAGAACGTAGTCATCGCCGCCGAGACGGGCTAACCGCGCCCAGTTCTTACCGGCATCCTCGGAAACGAACAGTTGTCCGGTACTGGTGCCGAGCAGAAGGTGGTCCGGATTGTGAGAATCATAAGCCAGGCTACGAGCGTCGCCGCCGTCCGGTCCCATTGCCTGCCAGGATCCAGCGAACAGCGCGGTAGCTACCAGGCTGAAAGCCAAAACAACCAAACTTTTGCGGTAAAGGCCCCAGTTCATAAACGTATGTTTACCCCTGCGAACAGTATTCGCCCGTCCCAGAGACTGACAGGCTACCACGCACACTACAAGGTTACCGAAGAACAGAGACGAAAAAGGGCCGGTGGTTTGTACCCACCGGCCCCGTATGCCCTTCATATTGCTAGAGAAGCTATTCCGCCTTCTTGCCGGCTGCCTTCTTGGCGGCTGGCTTCGGATGGTCGGGAATGGCTTTGATTTTGGATTCGTCCACCGGAGCCGTGCTGCTGGCCTCGGGGAAGGTGGCGCCGGACGGGACGATCCACTGCTCGGAGGTCGTCGTACCCTCGTTGCCAGTGCGAACCTCGATCCGGCTGGGATCGATGTTCTGCTTCGCTTCGCCGCCCGAGATGTAGAACTTCACGTCGGCTGCGCGCTCGCCGGCCAGGTTCTTACGCTTCTCTTTCGGATCGGCGTTGCCGACGACGACCAGCTTGGCTTCCGGATCCTGCTGCAACTTCAGCGCAACATCGTCCAGCATGGCCTTGCAGGTGTTGTCCACGCGCCAGGGCTTCATCTTGTTGGGATACTGGCACTCGTTCAACTTGCTGGCCTGCGGCGGCGGCGGTGGGGGATTCTCCACCGTGACCGAACTCGAGGTCGAAGCCGTCAAACCGCGCGAATCGGTACAGGTCGCATTTACTGTGACCGTGCCCGATGGCGCGCCCGTGGTGTTGAGGGTCGCGGTGTTGCCGCTGCCCGAAATACTGCCGCCACTGGACGTCCATCCACCGACCGTGACAGGAACGCTGTCGGGGCTGGTGCAGGTGCAAGTGATGGTAGAGGGCGAACCGGTCTGGACGCTGGTCGGACTCGCCGAGCAGGAAATTTGCGGCGGGTTCTTTGGCGGTTCCTTTACCGTGAAGTTCGAAGTGCAGCTCGCTTCATTGTTCTTCTTGGCCTTCGGATCGGTCACATGCGCAGTCACTGCGTAGCTGCCGCCCGGGACACCATTCGTGTCGATGTTCGCGCCCGTGTCCTTGCCATCGAGTTTGCCACCGGTGCTAGACCAGGCATAGGTCAGCGGGTGCTTCGGATTGAAGTTGTTGGCGGCCACGGTCGCATGGACCGGTTCTCCGACCATGACTTCGCTGTGGTCAACCGAGCAGGTCGCGGCCACCGGCAATTCCGGAGCGCCACCACCCAGATTGAATACGACGCCCGTGCGCAGGCGCGTTCCGCTAAGGACCGGATGACGAAGGTTCGAATCGGTGATCGGGGCTGCAAAGTTGTGCCGACCGAGAACATAGTCCACTTCTATGAGACGCAGACTCATTAACTTGAAGAGCTTTAAATCAATACCGCCACCCAAAACCGCTCCGAGGTTATTGTCTGCTCCGAGTCCTTTTACGTTGAGACGATTCACACCAAGAAGGGTGTGAGCGAAGATGTTCAGGTTCTCTCCGCGCCAAGTTAACCTCGGCCCGCCGCTGAATGTCGACTCAGTGACATCCCCTCTACGATTCATGCCAGAATCAGCTTCCAAGGCCCAATACTTCGTGAAGTTGTAGGCGACACTACCGCCCCCACCCTTCGGGAGTGACGGGAGAGTGAACGAAACCGGATTAGCAGTTGACTGCGGCACCTCGCCGCCGGGGTTCAACCATTGATAGCCGACAAATATGTCAACTTTTGGCGGCGCCTCGTCTTGCGCGCTCATGAATGATGGGAACATCGCAACCACTACCGCCAGCACAAATGCTACGCAAGCACTTCTGCGGTGAGCCTGGGAACAAAGTGACATAGATTCCTCCGAATCAAATCCACAACGATCATGTGTTAATGAGAG
Coding sequences:
- a CDS encoding helix-turn-helix transcriptional regulator, which produces MFPRTAVEIQHEHEPAFVANPNVVTFYNSGQQYGRNAISPEGDLCDWFGVDAKVVRDAVRTFDRRVDDRPERPFLLPRGCAESSTYLLQRNLFTRVVRGEGVEPLAVEETVIELLDQVMLSTYAPLASLVSPQVSARQRATVHDIETILSQHTDEPVTLTSIACRLGLSPYHVCRLFRQVTGTKLHQYRLRLRLRVALAAVLESTQPLIDIALDTGFASHSHFTNSFRHEFGMTPSMVRTARPSKSWIRNFLIAPSTPAGISLGR
- a CDS encoding helix-turn-helix transcriptional regulator, which encodes MKEIDSHRGLWDLAVLCFLRECPMHPYEMQRLLLERHWDEVLVLKKGSLYHAIKRLLKSRLITAAGISRDGRRPERTTYRITPEGEQELVHWLREMVAVPLREPSTFMASINFLIHLTPSDAVAQLEKRAQQLDQEIATSEAVLKQVATFLPRFHLLEGDYLLSMRKAEQQWVRSLLDELSSGRLTWDLKKIFDDLEAARRGASTQAKGEQP
- a CDS encoding SDR family oxidoreductase, whose product is MDAAPDPTANHSKVLIVTGGGRGIGASTCLLAARRGYAVCVNYLQGRSTADEVVHAIQKEHGRAIAVQADISAEPDVIRLFNTVDRELGRLSALVNNAATIAPQMRLDMMDAARLQRIFATNVIGTFLCSREAVRRMSTQHGGSGGAIVNVSSAAARLGSAGEYIDYAASKGAVDTLTIGLAKEVAQEGIRVNAVRPGLIYTDLHASSGEPGRVDRLKKMVAMKRGGQPEEVANAILWLLSDEASYTTGAILDVTGGR
- a CDS encoding glycosyltransferase family 4 protein; translation: MRVLVTTDTFSGVWTYTRELVSGLVTQGAQVVLVSFGEIPLPHQTSWMQGLHGLEYHPTAFRLDWMQEGEQDFHAAQDYLCSIIQDTRPTLLHLNQLSFGSLPVDTPRLVIAHGDILTWWLSVHGREPAASSWLDWYRETIVQGLARAEAVVTTSRWMEEMLRLAYGDEFESYVVAPGRNPIYFNPFVTKEESVLAIGRLWDTGKQVALLTHHSHGMPVCIVGADHTVPPPPVPIRADVRVSTSKHDISVKGAQTESQLRTLYSKATIFAATSRYEPVGLAAIEAAFSRCAIVANDTPVYREMWGDAALYFERNDADSLTETLAQLHHDPEMARLYGTRAYNRAREHFTARRMVDDYLRLYRQLRTPKVAVA
- a CDS encoding sigma-54-dependent Fis family transcriptional regulator encodes the protein MVAINPALSRPPQIEGANFLQLLIVDDDRAVREACRDVALTLGFDPQTAESAEQAYRALESRGADVVLLDLKLPGSSGLEALHSIRKNSPGALVIVVTGHGTIQSAVQAMKDGAYDYVTKPFSLEELRLLLERVAGHLKLKTENRLLRESIKSRQGFGNIIGRAPEMEKLYRIIAKASQSTHPVLILGESGTGKELVAKSLHFTGPNRTKPFIPVDCGSLVPTLIESELFGHVRGAFTGATHPKDGLLAVAEGGTIFLDEIGELTVDLQAKLLRAIQEKEIRPVGSVRRIPINVRILAATNHDLEISVTQGTFRRDLFFRLNVLTLRIPPLRERRQDIPLLVAHVLDRVGRDTGTVKTISDEALKILLSYDWPGNVRELENCLERACALSSADEIQLRDLPTRVCSAPAEMLAVPSPGNGGILPMAELEKLTILNALAQVNGDKIVAARLLGIGKTTLYRKLKEYAQA
- a CDS encoding PAS domain S-box protein produces the protein MSAAGKATVGSNGAKQSNALSHDPKLRLTSLVEGAAIGIATCTLDGRLMEGNTALATMLGYNREELAGLPIRELRLDDSNETEVSLAELHAGKHDSLKQESCYRRKDGTHFWARLTMSVVHDGAGDPAFLVALLEDSSEQRRAAEKSQEAEKMEVMGRLAAGIAHDFNNLLTGVLLYCDLLSDGIGADTPLLQHVEEIRMAGEQGAAITHQLLAIARKQVIQPRPISINALVTSTQDLLGRLIGEQIEIVTVLAPKLPTVLADPGQLRQVLLNLVLNARDAMPRGGRITIRTRVNPGVNVGPAMVTLLVEDTGCGMDEQTRARLFEPLFTTKPPGQGTGLGLATVQRIVSESGGTIDVESELGNGTCIQVSFRALDVIPDTSLQIAGCVPPKRIREVLDPKGDSPW